GCTGATCGAGCACGATGACCGGGTGCTGCTCGGATCCAACGCCCTCTGGGAGACCGGCCGATTCTCCCTGCTCGCGGGGTTCGTCGAGGCGGGCGAATCGCTCGAGCAGACGGTGCGCCGCGAGATCTTCGAGGAGGCGGGGGTGCACCTGGGTGAGATCGGCTACGTGGCCTCGCAGCCCTGGCCGTTCCCGCGCTCGCTCATGGTGGGCTTCCGCGCCCGCCTCGCGGATGGCGCGGACCCCGACGATCTGTCGCCCGATATCGAGGAGATCTCGGAACTGCGCTGGTTCACCCGGGACGAGATCCGGAACCCCGCTCCCGACCTCCGGCTGCCCATGCCGATGTCCATCGCGCGCTGGATGATCGACACGTGGGTGAACGAGGGGGATGACCGTGGCCGACGGCACTGACGACATTCTCGACGCGCTCGATCCCGAGCAGCGCGAGATCGCGGAGGCGCTGCGCGGCCCGGTCTCGGTGCTCGCGGGTGCGGGCACCGGCAAGACCCGCGCCATCACGCACCGGATCGCCCACGGCGTGCGGACCGGGGTGTACGCCCCGGAGCGTGTGCTGGCCGTGACCTTCACCCGGAAAGCGGCGGGGGAGCTGCAGGGTCGCCTGCGCGGACTCGGTGCCGACGGGGTGCGCGCGCAGACCTTTCACGGTGCGGCGCTCGGGCAGCTGAACCACTTCTGGCCGCAGCTCGTGGGCGGCGCGGCCCCCACGATGCTGCCCGGCAAGGTGGCGGTGGTGTCCCAGGTCGTCGAGTCGCTCGGACTGCACCCGAACAGCGAGGCGCTGCGGGATCTCGCGTCCGAGATCGAGTGGCGCAAGACCTCGATGCTCGGGATCGAGGAGTACGGGCGCCGGATCGCGGATCGCCCCGTGCCGCAGGGATTCACGCCGGAGCAGGTCGTCGACGTGCACCAGGGGTACGCGTCCCTCCTCGAGGAGCGCCGGCAGATCGATTTCGAGGATGTGCTCGTGCTGCTCGCGGGCATGCTCGAGACGGAACCGCTCGCCGCCGTGCAGGTCCGAGAGCGCTACCGCTTCTTCACCGTCGACGAGTACCAGGACGTGTCGCCGCTGCAGCACGCCCTGCTCCGCGTGTGGCTCGGCAATCGCGACGACGTCTGCGTCGTGGGCGATGCGAGCCAGACCATCTACTCGTTCGCCGGGGCGTCGAGTTCCTATCTGTTGCGGTTCGGGATCGAGTATCCGCACGCGCGGGAGATCCGATTGGAGCGCAACTACCGCTCGGCCGAGCCGATCGTCCGGCTCGCGAATCGGCTCATGCGGGATCGCCCCGGTGCGCTGACGCTGCGTGCGTCGCGCGACACGATCCAGGTCCCGGCACGACGTATGGACGCGGATGGGAGCCCCGTGAAGCCGGCGGCTCCTGCGGTCGCGGCGCCCACCTTCGAGTGGTTCGCGACCGAGCTCGACGAGGCGACCGCGGTCGCGGCGTCCATCGCCGAGGCGATCTCCCAGGGCACCCCCGCGTCCGAGATCGCGATTCTCTACCGCACGAACGCGCAATCGGCGCGCTTCGAGGAGGCTCTGCGCCAGCGCGAGATCGGCGTCCGTGTGCACGGCGCGCAGCGGTTCTTCGAGCGCGCGGACGTGCGTCAGGCGGTGATGATGATCCGCGGAGAGGCGAAGGTCGCCGACGGACGTCCGCTGTTCCAGATCGTGAGCGATGTGCTGCGCTCCGGCGGGTGGAGCTCCCGGCCGCCGGAGGGCGCAACGCAGCGCGAACGCTGGGAAGCGCTCAGCGCGCTGCTCTCGCTGGTCGACGAGATGCCACCCGGCACGGGGATCCAGGAGTTCAGTGAGGAGCTCCTCGCGCGGCAGCGTGCGCAGCACGAACCCACCCTCGAGGCCGTGACCTTGAGCGCGATCCACGCGGCGAAAGGCCTCGAGTGGTCGCTCGTGCACGTCGCGGGTATGAGCGAGGGGCTCCTGCCGATCGCCCACGCGGTCGACGAGGACAGCATCTCCGAGGAGCGGCGGCTCTGCTACGTCGCCTTCACCCGCGCGCGCGACACCCTGCGCCTGTCGGGCGTCGCGGGTGGGGCGCGATCCCGACGATCGCCGTCCAGGTTCATCGGAGAGGCCGGGATCGCGGCGTAGCCGCCGAGCACGCACACTCCGGGTGGGCGGCGACCGATTCCATCGAGATCGTGCCGACGGGCCGACCGCGGATGCACGGAATCGTGGCGCGGGAGGTGCGGACCCCCGAATCGCCCGCCGCCCAGTTGCGGATGAACACCGCCGCCCACGCCGCCGCCGCGTGCACCCCCGCGGCAGTCTCGGTGGACGGGCGCGATCCCGCGAGCTGCGCCGCGAGGATGGCGAGCGCCGGGTCGCGATCGAGTGCGGCGAGGCTCGTGCAGGTGTGACACGGTGCGCCCGCTCCCGATACGAGCGGACCGACGCGGATCGCCCGATCCGTGAACGCGACGATCAGGTGCGGTTGATCGACGGAGAGCCACCGCTGCGCGCGCTCCAGCGGTTCGAGATAGCGCTCCAGGAGCACCACGAGATCGAGGGAGTCGGCCGTCGACCCCTCGACGACGTCGCACACGCCCGCGGCTCGGAGCGCCGCATCGAATCCTGCGGCCGGCCGGCCGTCGTCACTCAGCCCGACGCGGACTCGCGGCTCATTGGGCTCGCCCTCGGAATCCCGATCCGCGGGCGGACCGGCGTCGGCGCCGTGCTCGATCTCCCGCCGCAGTACGGGGGCAAGCGTCGTGAGGAGCTCCCGCGCCTCCTGCGGGGTGGCCCCGAGTCGGCGCGCTGCTCGGCGCAGCTCGCCGTCCAGGACCCCGGTGCGGAGGGCACCGACCAGTCGCTGGACGCCCGCCGACGGCGCCCGGATCCGAGCGTCGGCATACTCGAAGCCGACGCGGAGGGTGTCGGCGTCCTCCCAGCACAGCGGGAGCGTGGGGTCGATGCGGGTGAGATGGAGCGGCATGCCCCGATTGTGCCCCGGGTTGGATCACCCGGTTGCGCTGTCCACACCCGGACCCGTGTTCTGGACGTGGAACGTCTGGGGTCACTGGGTGTGCGGGGCGAATGGTCCCGACACCCCGGTGCTACGGCGCGGGTGCCGGGCCGTCGTCGGCCCGGTCGTCGTGCGGCGGACGATCGCCATCGTGCGGGGGGAGCTCGCCGTCGAGCAGCTGCGCGAGGGCGGCATCGAAGTCGTCCGCGTCGGTCTTCGACTCCGACGTGGCTCCGGCCAACCCGAGTCGTTCGAGCAGGCGGGCCGGGTGATCCAGCTCCTCGGCCGTCGGCAGCAGGTCGGGGTGGGCCCAGAGCCCGTCGCGCACCTGCGCATCGCCGCGTTCGCCGACCAGACGCCACAGGGCTGCAGCGTCGCGTAGGCGGCGGGGCCGCAGTTCGAGCCCGACGAGCGCGCTGAACGCGTGCTCCGCAGGGCCCCCGGTCGCGCGTCGACGGCGGACCATCTCGGCGATGGCGTCGGCTCCCGGGAGGCGTTTCGCAGCGTCCGCCGTCACCACGTCGACCCATCCCTCGACGAGCGCCAGCATGGTCTCGAGCCGCGCGTGCGCCGCCTCCTGGGCCTCGGTCTTCGGCGGAATCAACGCGCCGTTCGAGAGGAGCTCCTGGAGCTGCTCGGGGTGGGCCGGATCGATGTCGCGTGCCACCTCCTCGATCCGATCGGTGTCGATCCGGATCCCGCGCGCGTAGTCCGTGATCGCGGAGAGCAGGTGCAGCCGGAGCCACTTCGAGTGCCGGAAGAGCCGCGCGTGGGCGAGCTCGCGCACGGCGAGGTACAGGGTGACGGCCTCGACGTCCTGGTCGAGTCCCTCGGCGAAGGACGCGACACCCCCGGGGAGCAGGGCGCCCCCCTCGCGTCCGGGACCGGTGAGGAGCGGGATCCCGATCTCACCCGCCGACACGACCTCACCCGAGAGCTTGCCGATGATCGTGCCGAGCTGGACCGCGAAGAGGGCCCCGCCCACACTGCGCAGCATCGGCGCCGCACCCTGCAGTGCGTCCCCGAGCTCCTCGGGCATCTGCGACTGGAGGGCGCCCATGAGCGCCTGCGTCACCGACTCGGCGACCGGCTCGGCCATGCTGATCCAGGTATCGACCGACTGCTGCACCCACTCGATGCGGCTCAGCGCGCGCGGCGCGTCGGAGGTCGGTCCGATCTCGGTGACCTCGTCGAGCCAGAGCGTCGCGACCGGGAAGGCGCGGAGCACGGACGCGGGATCGTGCGCGGCACCGCCGTCACTGGCGACCTCAATCGCGGTGCGACGGGTCGCCGACCAATCGATGCCGTCGGTGGGCTGCTGCATCGCGCCCCGCAGGGTGTTGAAGAGTCCCTGCATCGCGGCCGGATCGCCGGGGATCCCGGCGGCCTTCGCCAGTTGCTCGGGGTCGAAACCGCCCTCGGGGGCGCCGTTCCCGGAGAGCATGTCGCGCAGGATCCGCTGCAGCTCGTCGAAGTCGGGGTTTCCGCCCTGGTTGCCGGAGTCGTCGTGATCGTTCGCGCTCATACCGCTCTCCTCAGTCGTCCCTGTCAACGCTACGGCACACCACCTGGATACGCCTGCTAGATTGACCCGGTCGGCGGCGATTCCATTGCGCCGACTGCGAACAGCGCGCGGCCCGAGCGGGCGGGGCGGTCACGGGGAGACGGGTGCGGCACGACATGATCGACGAGGAGCGCGAGCGGCGCCGGGTCCGGATCCTGCTCGGGATCGCGATTCTCGCCTGCCTGACCCTGCTGGCCGCCGTCATCCCGTCGCCGTTCGCCATCGAGCGACCCGGTCCCGTCGTGAACACGCTGGGCGAGGTGGCGATCGAGGACGAGACCATGCCCGTCATCGCGATCCTCGACGCCGAGACCTATCCGACCACGGGCGAACTCAATCTGCTCACCGTGTCGATTGCGGGCGGCCCCGAGCACCCCGTGAGCTGGCTGTCGCTCGTGCCGGCGCTGCTCGACCCCTCGCAGCGTATTGCTCCGCGCAACGAGTTCTTCCCGGAGGGGGTGAGCGAGCAGGATCGAGAGGCGGCGAACACCGTCATGATGGACACCTCGCAGATGCAGTCCGCGGCTGCCGCCTTCCGCGAGCTCGGAGAACCCGTCGCCGTCGAGTTGCGGGTTGCCGGTGTCTCCGAGGACGGACCGGCCGAGGGGATCCTGCGGGTCGACGACGTCATCGAGGGCATCAACGGGTCGCCGGTCGCTGACTTCGCGGCGCTGCGGTCCGCGATCGTCGACTCGGGCGTCGACGCGGCGCTCACGATCCAGGTGCGTCGCGACGGCGAGTCGACCGAGGTATCGGTGACCCCGCGGCTGCCCGAGGGCGGCACGGAGCCCATGCTCGGCGCAGTGATCTCGTCGAGCTACGACCTGCCGGCCGAGGTCGACATCAGCCTGTCCCAGATCGGCGGGCCCAGCGCGGGCATGATCTTCGCGCTCGGGATCTACGACCAGCTGACCCCCGGGGGTCTCCTCGACGGGCTGACCGTGAGCGGCACCGGCACGATCTCGGACGAGGGCGTCGTCGGGCCGATCGGCGGGCTCGCGCAGAAGATGTGGGCCGCGTCGCGCGCGGACAGCGATCTGTTCCTGATGCCGGTTGCGAATTGCGCGGATCTGCCATCGCGGATCCCCTCCGGGCTCACGGTCGCCCCGGTCGAAACGCTCGCCGAGGCCATCGACGCCATCGAAGGCGCGACGGCGGGGGAGACCCCGGCCGGCATCGAACGCTGCGACGCCCCGTAGCCCAGGCCACCGGGGCCTTTGTCAGCGGCGCCCGATACAGTGGTCGGGAACCCGCCCGGCACACCCGTGTGCACTTTGGACAGGAAAGTAAAACGACGTGACCGACCAAAACGTAGGTGCGCCGGCTACTCGTCAGCGCAGACTCTCCCCGCTCGCCATCACCATCGTGATTGTCGTGCTTCTGATCCTCGGCTTCCTCGCGGTCGCCGCCGTGCTGGCGGAGGTGTTCTGGTATCGCCAAGTCGGGTTCCTCCCGGTATTGACCACGCAGTGGATCGCAGCCGGGGTCATGTTCCTCATCGGCTTCTTCGGCATGGCCGTGCCGGTGTTCTTCGCCATCGACCTGGCGTACCGCAAGCGGCCCGTCTACGCGCGGCTGACCGCGCAGCTCGACCGGTACCAGGAGCTGTTCGAACCGCTCCGGCGCCTCGTCAAGTGGGGCCTGCCCGCAGTGATCGGCCTGTTCGGCGGTTTCAGCACGGCGACGCAGTGGCAGCGCGTGCTGCTCTGGATGAACAGTGAGCCGACCGGCACCACGGACGCGCAGTTCGGGATCGACGTCTCCTTCTACCTCTTCGACCTTCCGGTGCTGCAGGGCATCGTCGGCTTCGCCTCGGCCGTCGCGCTGGTCGCGCTCATCGCCGGCGTCGCCACCAGCTACCTCTACGGCGGCATCTCCTTCTCGGGCCGTGATGTGCGCGTCTCCAAGGCCACGCGCATCCAGGCCGCGATCCTCGCCACGATCTACCTCCTACTGCAGGCCGCGAGCCTGTGGCTCGACCAGTACCGCTCCGTGAACGATCCGAACGGGCTGCTCACCGGTGCGATGTTCCAGGACGTGCACGCGGTGATCCCGGGCAAGCAGATCCTTGCGGGGATCGCGCTCATCGTTGCAGTGCTCTTCCTGATCACGGCGTTCACCGGCAAGTGGCGTCTCCCGGTCATCGGCACCGCGCTCTTCCTGGTCTCCAGCATCGTGCTCGGCATGGGCTACCCCTGGGCTGTGCAGCAGTTCCAGGTGCGCCCCGACGAGAAGAGCCTCGAGTCCGAGTACATCGAGCGCAACATCGCCGCGACCCGCGAGGCCTTCGGCGTCGACGAGGTCGAGGTCGAGCGCTACGACGCGGTGACCGACGCCGAGCCGGGCGCGCTGCGCAACGACGCCGTCGCCACCGCGAACATCCGCATCATGGACCCCGAGATCATTTCCCGGACCTTCGCGCAGCTCGAGCAGAGCAAGCAGTACTACACGTTCCCCAACTCGCTGAACGTCGATCGCTACGTGATCGACGGAGAGGTCGAGGACACGGTCTCGGCGGTGCGCGACATCGACATCACGGATCAGGAGGGCTGGTACAACCGGACCCTCGTGTACACGCACGGGTACGGTCTCGTCGCGGCGTACGGCAACCAGCGCTCCCCGGGCGGTGAGCCCGTGTTCCTCGAGAGCGGGATCCCGACGAGCGGCAAGCTCGGTGAATTCGAGCCCCGCGTGTACTTCGGCATGAACTCGCCCGAGTACTCCATCGTCGGAGGCGAGCGGGACAAGCCGATCGAGCTCGACTTCCCCGCGGACGCCGAGAGCACCGCCGAGGCGGCCGCCGAGGACGCCGACGACGCGACCCCGGCGGAGGAGGCGACTCCGGCCGAGCCGGAGAACGCGGATGCGGCGCAGGTCGAGGCCGACGTCGCCGAGGCGGACGCCGCTGCCGAGGAGGAGCAGGCGGTCGAGGAGGTCGACGGCAGCCGTCAGAACCTCACCACGTTCGCCGGCGACGGTGGGCCGGAGCTCAGCAACATCTTCACGAAGCTGATCTACGCGCTCAAGTTCCAGGACATGGAGGTGCTGCTGTCCGGCGCCGTGGTCGACGGGTCGCAGATCCTCTACGATCGCAACCCGATCGAGCGCGTGCAGAAGGTCGCGCCCTACCTGACCCTCGACGCAGCGCCCTACGCATCGGTCGTCGACGGCAAGGTCGTCTGGATCGTCGACGGCTACACCACGTCCTCCGAGTACCCGTACTCGGAGCAGAAGGACCTCAACGAGGTGACCGTGGACGCGGACAACGAGCGGGTGAGTCTCATGACGAAGCCGGTCAACTACATCCGCAACTCGGTGAAGGCCACGGTCGATGCGTACGACGGCAGCGTGACGCTGTACGCGTGGGACACCGAGGATCCGGTGCTGAAGGCGTGGAGCAAGGTGTTCCCCGGCACGCTGCAGAGCGTCTCGGAGATGAGCGGCGACCTGCTCAGCCACGTCCGGTACCCGACCGATCTCTTCAAGATGCAGCGCGAGGTCCTGAGCAAGTACCACGTGACCGACGCCGGTGCCTTCTACTCCGAAGAGGACGCGTGGCGTACGCCCAACGATCCGGTCGCCGCGACCGGGGACGGCACGACCGCGCCGGCGCAGCCGCCGTACTACCTGACGCTCTCGGCGGGTGCCGGAGCGGAGCCGAACTACTCGATCTACTCCACCTACATCCCGGACGCCCGGGGCGAGGGAGCCCGAGACATCCTGACCGGGTATCTCGCGGCCGACTCGAACGCCGGCGCGGAGGCGGGCACGGTATCGGACGGCTACGGGTCGCTGAAACTGCTGACGCTGCCGAAGGGCAATACGATCCCCGGCCCCGGCCAGGTGCAGAACAGCTTCAATACCGACCCGAAGGTGTCGACCGAGCTCAACCTGCTCCGTCAGGGCGAGACCACGGTGCGCAGCGGTAACCTGCTGACCCTCCCGGTCGGCGGCGGGCTGCTCTACGTGCAGCCGGTCTACATCGAGGCATCATCGGGCACACGGTTCCCGCTGCTCCAGAAGGTGCTCGTGTCGTTCGGCGACCAGATCGCGTTCGAGGACACGCTGGACGAGGCGCTCGACGTGCTCTTCGGCGGAAACTCGGGAGCGAGCGCCGGTGACGGCGACGCGGTGGACGGCGAGGAGCCCGCGGCCCCCGACACGGGGGACACGGCGACCGGTGGGGACACCGGGGCCACCGGTGGGGGCACGGGCACGAGCGCGACGCTGGAAGCGGCGCTGCGCGAGATGCAGAGCGCCATCACCGATCGTGAGCAGGCGATGAAGGACGGCGACTGGGCCGCGTACGGTGTGGCCGACGAGCGGCTGAAGGCCGCTGTGGAGGCCGCGCTCGAGGCGCAGTAGCGGATCCGCCTCCGGGCCCGGGACACCGGGCCCGGAGGCGGTGCGCAGCACGAAGGCCCGGTCTCACTGAGACCGGGCCTTCGCTGTTTCCGTTGCGGGGGCAGGATTTGAACCTACGACCTCCGGGTTATGAGCCCGGCGAGCTACCGAACTGCTCCACCCCGCGGCACAAGATAGGAGCCTAGCAGTCTCTCTGAGCTCGACGCGAACCGAGCGGTGCACCCGGGCGTGGGCGGTGCGGGTGGCCGAGCGCCGTGTTCGTCGCTCACAATCGACCGCGCTCGACCCCTCGGCCGCGGGCCGGCTGCGGACCCGTGAAACGCGAAAATCCCGGTCTCACTGAGACCGGGATTTTCATGCCGCTGTGCGACGTTCCGTTGCGGGGGCAGGATTTGAACCTACGACCTCCGGGTTATGAGCCCGGCGAGCTACCGAACTGCTCCACCCCGCGGCACAAGATATGACTCTAGCACGCCCCTCGACGTCACGCGAATCGAGCCTGTTCGGGCGCGGCGTCGTGCCCTCCGGAGCCTGTGGACAGACGATCCGGGCAGTCGCCGGTCGGATCCACCATGGAGGCGCGGCAGGGCGGACCTCCGCGGCGGGCTCTGCGGGTACCTCGGTGCCACGCCCCGCCGGACCACCGAAGGAGCAGGCATGCACGAGCAGGAACAGGCACGGAGAATCGCGGAGGACTTGTGGCGACCGGATGGGGCTGACGCAGCCGCGGAAGGGAAGCCCTCGAGAGGGCACTGGCGCCGGCTGGTGCTCCGCATCGCGGCGCCGCTGGCGGCGGTGATCGCGGTGGCGACCGGGATCACGGGGGCGAGTACCGCGTACGCGGCGGCCGAGGGTCCGGGGGTGCGTCTCGGAGGTGTGTTCGTCGGCGCGTACGTGACCTCCACGAACGGGTCGAACGCCTTCTGCGCGGAGCCCGACGGCGACAACCCGACCGCGGAGGTTCCGGCGACACGGATGACCAGTCTGCGGGGGTACCTGATGCAGTCGACCGGGCACTGGGTGGCACCGTACGCGAACGAGCAGGGGCTGCGCATGATGAACTACGTGACGGCGACCTACGGCACCCTCGGCGCCGGCGACGACTGGCAGAACAGCCAGGCGGCGGCCGTCGCGTTATCGATCTGGACCATTCGCGGGTGGGAGGACGGGGTCGTCGCCGGGTGGGTTGAGACGATTCGCGGCCTCGCGCCGGTGGCCGTCCGGTCGCTGGCCGATCGATTTGTCAGTGAGGCGGCGGGTGCGGTGACCGCCCGGATCGTCCCACCGGCCGAACCGTCGGTCACGTGGAGCAGTGAGCGCGAGGCGGTCGTGACGGTCCCGGTCGGCTACGAGCGCTTCCACGCGGCATCCGGCGGCCGGCTCGTCGGGAACGCTCCTGCCGGCGTCGCCTTCGCGAACGATGGCACGACTGCCACCCTCGACCCCGCACGCGCGCACACTCTGTCGATCGAGTCCCTGCCGACACTGTCGTCCCCGCGGATCCTGCCGCTCGAGCTGCGAGCCGAGTGGTCGCAGCAGCTCACGCGCTGGCCCGCTGAACTCTGGGGCTTCCAGCCCGGGGCGGACGCGTCGGATCAACTGCTCGTGGTCGGTGGTGGGGGTGAGGTGCAGTCGGACGCGGGCGTGTGGACGAAGACCGTCGCACCGTCGGAGCCCCGGGCGTTCGAGCCGATCGTCACCACGCAGGTCGCGCAGGCGCGCTTGAGCCCGGGCGATGCGTATCTCGATCGCGTGACTTTCGGGATCGCCCCGGGGTCCGCGGCGTGGCCGAGCTATTGGGCCGACGGGGCCTGGCATCCCCGGGCCGTGCGGGCGACCGGAACCCTCTACGGCCCGCTCGCCGAGCGTCCCGAGCCCGCGGCGCAGGTCCCCGACGATCCCGCGCCCCCGATCGTCGGCACGGCGGTCGTCGAGGCAGAGCAGGGCGCTGGGACCTACGACGTGCCCCTCGACGTCCCCGAGGCTCGGGCCGCCGGGTTCTACACCTGGGTGTGGGAGGTCGACGGAGAGGATCAGCCCGACGTGATCCAGACCGGGACTCCGGAGGCGTGGCACGTCGCCGGTGCGTACCGTTTCCAGGACGGCTTCGGGCTGGCGGAGGAGACGCACCTTCGTCCGATGGAGTTCACGATCACCACGGCGCTCCGAGAGACCGAGCTGCCTCCCGGCGAAGCCACGGAGGACGTGATCACGGTGGATCCCGGGCCGGGCGGCTGGCTCCGCGCGGATGGCGAGCCGGCGCCGGTCACCTTCCGGGCGACCGTCACCGAGGTCGACGGCGTTCCGGTCCGTGCGCCCCGGGCGCCCGACGGAGCGACGGTTCGCGCGACGGAGCGGGTCACGGTGAGCTCCGCGGACGCGCCGATCACGGTTCCCGTGGACGTGCCGCTGCGGCGAAACGGTGGGGTGACCGTGCAGGTCTGCGTGCTCGCGGAGGACCAGACGGAGTCGGTCCGCGAGCTCGTCGTCGAGGGATGCGACGACTGGGGCGTCCCCGAGGAGTCCGCGCGGATCGTGCTGCCCCGGGTGATGACGGTCGCGCAGCGTTCGGGCTTGGTCGGCCAGACGATCCACGATGTGGCGTCCGTCCGAGGTCGAGTGCCTCAGCAGTCGAGCCTCGGATTCACCGTGTACCTGCAACCCGAGGTCGGAGCGGTGAAGATGGACGCGCACTGGCGCCCGGTGCTCAGCCGCAGCGGCGTGCCGGAGCGCTGGACGGCGACCGAGCTCGCGCATCTCGATGCGCGCGAGAAGTGCCTCGCGCAACCTGTGGCGCGTACCGCACGGGTTCGGATCGAGGGCCCGGGCGAGGTGCGCTCGCCCGACGTCGTGCCGCGGAGTGCGGGCACGGTGCGCTGGGTGGAGGATCTTGCGGTCGAGGATCCCCGAGACCGATCGAGCGTCGAGCTTCACCGCGGCGTCTGCGGAGCAGCGCAGGAGACGACGGAGGTGCGGCGCGCCGAGTCCGAGCTCGCGAGCACGGGTGGGGCGACCTGGGGTGCGCTTGCCGGCAGCGCGGCGCTGCTGCTCTCGGGGGCGGGCTTGGTCGCGCTGGCGAGCAGGGCCGTCCGACCTCGACGATCGGCGTGAGGAGTGGGATGGTGGGGGTGCTGGTGGATCCCGCAGAGCTTATGCAGGCCTCGCAAATGCTATTCATAGATTCGCGGGCCAAGCTAGGGGCATACGAAGGGAGTCCCCATGACCACCACCCCCGACCACGACTCGACCGGCTCGCCGCAGGGCTCGACGCCGAACGCTGCGACGCCGGACGCGTCGTCGCCGAACGCTCCGGCGTCGAATACTCACCCGCCGGCTGGCCCGGAACGGACCGGCACGGAGCCGACTGCGCAGTTCACGCAGTCCCAGCCGACGGTTCCCCTGCACGACGCGCTGCCCCAGGCGCCGGGCGCCCCGATGGTGCAGGCCCCTCACACCGCTCCGGTCTACGGCCACGCTCCGGCCCCCGCCTACGCGGCCCACCAGGTTCCGGGGGGCGCAGGGTACCCGCCGCCGAACGACACATCCGCGTTCTCAGCGCCCGCGGCGGAAGCGGAGCCGCAGACGCACTCCGCGCAGCCGAAGAATCGCACGGGGGCGCTCCTCGCCGGGCTTGCGATCGGCGCCCTGCTCGGTGGCATCGTCGGCGGCGGCGTCGCGGCGGTCGTCTCGTCCAACACCCAGGCGCCCGTGGTCGCAGAGGGTGGGGGCACGCTGACGCTGAACAACCCCGATAGCGCGACGACGATTTCCGGTGTCGCCGCGGTCGCAACCCCGAGCGTGGTGACCCTCGAGGTCTCCGGTGGGAGCGCGAGCGGATCGGGCTCCGGGGTGATCTACCGCGAGGACGGGTACATCATCACCAACGCGCACGTCGTCACGCTCGACGGCGCCGCGGGATCCGATGCCGCGATCCGCGTGAAGCTGAGCGACGGCCGCATCCTCGACGGCGAGCTCGTCGGGGTCGATCCCTACGCAGATCTCGCGGTCGTCAAGGTCGAGGCCGACTCTCTGCCGGCCATCACGATCGCAGATTCGTCCGCCCTGAACGTCGGCGACGTGACGGTCGCGATCGGCGCCCCGCTGAACCTCGCCAACACGGTCACGAGCGGTGTCATCAGTGCGATGAGCCGGGGGATCTCGGTCGGCAGCCCGCTGATCCCGCAGGATCCGTCCGCCGAGGGGGAAGAAGAGCCGCAGCCCGACGACGGCGGCCAGGGCACGCTGCCCTGGGACTTCCGGTTCGGCACGCCCGATGACGGCGGCCAGGGTGCGCAGCAGCAGGCCGCGTCGGGTACTGTCACCCTTCCGGTCATCCAGACGGACGCGTCGATCAACCCGGGCAACTCAGGCGGTGCCCTGCTCGACGCCAATGGCGCGCTCATCGGGATCAACGTCGCCATCGCGTCGACCTCGACCACGGGGGAGACGGCGGGCAGCGTGGGACTCGGGTTCGCGATCCCGTCGAACCTCGCCCAGCGCGTCGCCGACGCGCTGATTGCGGGGGAGCAGCCGTCGCACGGCCTCCTCGGT
Above is a genomic segment from Leucobacter rhizosphaerae containing:
- a CDS encoding S1C family serine protease, encoding MTTTPDHDSTGSPQGSTPNAATPDASSPNAPASNTHPPAGPERTGTEPTAQFTQSQPTVPLHDALPQAPGAPMVQAPHTAPVYGHAPAPAYAAHQVPGGAGYPPPNDTSAFSAPAAEAEPQTHSAQPKNRTGALLAGLAIGALLGGIVGGGVAAVVSSNTQAPVVAEGGGTLTLNNPDSATTISGVAAVATPSVVTLEVSGGSASGSGSGVIYREDGYIITNAHVVTLDGAAGSDAAIRVKLSDGRILDGELVGVDPYADLAVVKVEADSLPAITIADSSALNVGDVTVAIGAPLNLANTVTSGVISAMSRGISVGSPLIPQDPSAEGEEEPQPDDGGQGTLPWDFRFGTPDDGGQGAQQQAASGTVTLPVIQTDASINPGNSGGALLDANGALIGINVAIASTSTTGETAGSVGLGFAIPSNLAQRVADALIAGEQPSHGLLGASVVDSSQDTDDDRNVAGGLIVEVTPGGAAEEAGLRSGDVITGVDGTPAVDGTSVSALIRMHEGGSTVTIDYSRGGKVGQTEATLGKLEW